In a genomic window of Leisingera caerulea DSM 24564:
- the cobT gene encoding cobaltochelatase subunit CobT, protein MKKPNDNPADPFKKALAEATKVMADDPELSVSYTVDPSGLSGDSMRLPQVSRRMSREEVLLARGTADALALRHKFHDDATHAKYVPQGEMARDLYEAMETARCEAMGARHMPGTASNIDVKIRNESIRRGYDQMKSSSEAPLAASAGYLIRHLATGRELPEGAANIMELWRGFIESQAGGTLENLDETIADQAAFAKLARQVISDLGYGDQLGDDPDELDDEANDEAEDNAEEQDDPDSTGQDDSEEEQADASPEQSQEQQQDESQAQVSMDEMADEELAEDTEMPDGEAPLEPPAPPPASEADPDYKVFLDTHDEEIAAEELAEPAELERLRAYLDQQLEPLKGAVSRLANKLQRRLQAQQNRSWEFDREEGILDAGRLARVVANPTTPLSFKVEKDTEFRDTVVTLLLDNSGSMRGRPISIAAICADVLARTLERCNVKVEILGFTTRAWKGGLAREAWLNEGRPQQPGRLNDLRHIIYKGADAPMRRTRTNLGLMMKEGLLKENIDGEALEWAHRRMMHRHEARKILMVISDGAPVDDSTLSVNPASYLEKHLRDVIAMVEKKKQVELLAIGIGHDVTRYYERAVTITDVEQLAGAMTEQLAALFDSDPRARARVMGIKRAS, encoded by the coding sequence ATGAAAAAGCCCAACGACAACCCCGCCGATCCGTTCAAGAAGGCGCTGGCCGAAGCCACCAAGGTTATGGCCGACGACCCGGAACTGTCGGTGAGTTATACCGTCGACCCCTCGGGGCTGTCGGGCGACTCGATGCGGCTGCCGCAGGTCTCCCGCCGGATGAGCCGCGAGGAGGTGCTGCTGGCCCGCGGCACCGCGGATGCGCTGGCGCTGCGCCACAAGTTCCACGACGACGCCACCCACGCAAAGTATGTGCCGCAGGGCGAAATGGCCCGCGACCTCTATGAGGCGATGGAAACCGCCCGCTGCGAGGCGATGGGCGCGCGCCACATGCCCGGCACCGCCTCGAACATCGACGTGAAAATCCGCAATGAGTCGATCCGGCGCGGCTATGACCAGATGAAATCCTCCTCCGAGGCGCCGCTGGCCGCTTCGGCCGGCTATCTGATCCGCCACCTGGCCACCGGCCGCGAGCTGCCGGAAGGCGCTGCCAACATCATGGAGCTGTGGCGCGGCTTCATCGAATCCCAGGCCGGCGGCACGCTGGAGAACCTGGATGAGACCATTGCCGACCAGGCTGCATTCGCCAAGCTGGCGCGGCAGGTGATCTCTGACCTTGGCTACGGCGACCAGCTGGGCGATGACCCGGATGAGCTGGACGACGAGGCAAACGACGAGGCCGAGGACAACGCCGAAGAGCAAGACGATCCGGACAGCACCGGACAGGACGACTCCGAGGAGGAGCAGGCCGACGCCTCCCCTGAACAGAGCCAGGAGCAGCAGCAGGACGAAAGCCAGGCCCAGGTCTCGATGGACGAAATGGCTGACGAGGAGCTGGCCGAGGACACCGAGATGCCCGACGGCGAGGCCCCGCTGGAGCCGCCGGCGCCGCCGCCGGCCTCCGAGGCCGATCCGGACTACAAGGTGTTTCTGGATACCCACGACGAGGAAATCGCCGCCGAGGAGCTGGCCGAGCCTGCCGAGCTGGAGCGCCTGCGCGCCTACCTCGACCAGCAGCTGGAGCCCCTGAAGGGCGCGGTGTCGCGGCTGGCCAACAAACTGCAGCGCCGCCTGCAGGCGCAGCAGAACCGCTCCTGGGAGTTTGACCGCGAGGAAGGCATCCTGGATGCCGGGCGCCTCGCCCGCGTGGTGGCCAACCCGACCACGCCGCTCTCGTTCAAGGTCGAAAAGGACACCGAGTTCCGCGACACCGTGGTGACACTGCTTCTGGACAACTCCGGCTCGATGCGCGGCCGCCCGATCTCCATCGCGGCGATCTGCGCCGACGTTCTGGCCCGCACCCTGGAGCGCTGCAACGTGAAGGTCGAAATCCTCGGCTTCACCACCCGCGCCTGGAAGGGTGGCCTGGCCCGCGAGGCCTGGCTGAACGAGGGCCGCCCGCAGCAGCCCGGCCGCCTCAACGACCTGCGCCACATCATCTACAAGGGCGCGGATGCCCCGATGCGCCGCACCCGCACCAACCTGGGTCTGATGATGAAAGAGGGCCTCTTGAAGGAAAACATCGACGGCGAGGCGCTGGAATGGGCCCACCGCCGGATGATGCATCGTCACGAGGCGCGCAAGATCCTGATGGTGATCTCCGACGGTGCTCCGGTCGATGATTCGACACTGTCGGTGAACCCTGCGAGCTATCTGGAGAAACACCTGCGCGACGTGATCGCCATGGTGGAGAAGAAAAAGCAGGTGGAGCTTCTGGCGATCGGTATCGGCCACGACGTGACCCGCTACTACGAGCGTGCGGTGACGATTACAGACGTGGAGCAGCTGGCCGGCGCGATGACAGAGCAATTGGCCGCCCTTTTCGATAGCGACCCGCGCGCCCGCGCCCGGGTCATGGGCATCAAGCGCGCCAGCTGA
- the cobS gene encoding cobaltochelatase subunit CobS, whose translation MTDGFVDMNAKPTETISVRDVFGIETDMTIKGFAEGSERVPALDPTYKFDPETTLAILAGFSHNRRVMIQGYHGTGKSTHIEQVAARLNWPSVRVNLDSHISRIDLIGKDAIKLRDGKQVTEFHEGILPWALRNPVAIVFDEYDAGRADVMFVIQRVLEHDGKLTLLDQNEIITPNPFFRLFATANTVGLGDTTGLYHGTQQINQAQMDRWSLVSTLNYLSHDAESAIVLSKAPHYNTEKGRKTISQMVTVADLTRTAFMNGDLSTVMSPRTVINWAQNAEIFRDVGYAFRLSFLNKCDELERQTVAEFYQRCFDEELPESAASVSLG comes from the coding sequence ATGACCGATGGCTTTGTGGATATGAATGCGAAACCGACCGAAACCATTTCGGTCCGCGATGTCTTCGGCATCGAAACCGACATGACGATCAAGGGTTTCGCCGAAGGCTCCGAACGCGTCCCGGCGCTGGATCCGACCTACAAATTCGACCCGGAAACCACGCTGGCGATTCTGGCGGGCTTCAGCCACAACCGCCGTGTGATGATCCAGGGCTACCACGGCACCGGCAAATCGACCCATATCGAACAGGTCGCCGCCCGCCTCAACTGGCCCTCCGTGCGCGTCAACCTCGACAGCCACATTTCCCGGATCGACCTGATCGGCAAGGACGCGATCAAGCTGCGCGACGGTAAGCAGGTGACCGAATTCCACGAGGGCATCCTGCCCTGGGCGTTGCGCAACCCGGTTGCCATCGTGTTCGACGAATACGACGCCGGCCGCGCCGACGTGATGTTCGTGATCCAGCGGGTGCTGGAGCATGACGGCAAGCTGACCCTGCTGGACCAGAACGAGATCATCACTCCGAACCCGTTCTTCCGCCTGTTCGCGACCGCCAACACCGTTGGCCTGGGCGACACCACCGGGCTCTATCACGGCACCCAGCAGATCAACCAGGCGCAGATGGACCGCTGGTCGCTGGTCTCGACCCTGAACTACCTGAGCCACGACGCCGAAAGCGCCATCGTTCTGTCCAAGGCACCGCATTACAACACCGAGAAGGGCCGCAAGACCATCAGCCAGATGGTGACCGTGGCCGACCTCACCCGCACCGCCTTCATGAACGGCGACCTGTCGACCGTGATGTCGCCGCGCACGGTGATCAACTGGGCCCAGAACGCCGAGATCTTCCGCGATGTGGGCTATGCCTTCCGCCTGTCGTTCCTGAACAAATGCGACGAGCTGGAGCGCCAGACCGTGGCCGAGTTCTACCAGCGCTGCTTTGACGAAGAGCTGCCGGAGAGCGCCGCGAGCGTTTCGCTGGGGTAA
- a CDS encoding DnaJ domain-containing protein, which produces MTKSDPFGFDMSVRSAKKKNPRGRRAATGASETSVRVCDKDGCEEAGKFRAPKAPDVLDDFYWFCQEHVREYNNKWNFFEGTTEAELNAQRSKDKVWERETKPMGDPEARAWARLGIEDPHQVLGANATQNPGRAAKTGRRLPPTERRAIEILEAKDDWSKADIRKAYKKLIKVLHPDMNGGDRSQEEQLQEVMWAWDQIKDSRSFK; this is translated from the coding sequence ATGACCAAATCCGATCCCTTTGGCTTCGATATGTCCGTCCGCTCTGCCAAGAAGAAGAACCCGCGCGGGCGGCGGGCCGCTACCGGTGCGTCCGAAACCTCCGTGCGCGTCTGCGACAAGGACGGCTGCGAGGAAGCCGGCAAGTTCCGCGCGCCCAAGGCGCCCGACGTGCTGGATGATTTCTACTGGTTCTGCCAGGAGCACGTGCGCGAATATAACAACAAGTGGAACTTCTTCGAAGGCACCACCGAGGCAGAGCTGAATGCGCAGCGCTCCAAGGACAAGGTCTGGGAGCGTGAGACCAAGCCGATGGGCGACCCCGAGGCCCGCGCCTGGGCGCGGCTGGGCATCGAGGACCCGCATCAGGTTCTGGGCGCCAATGCCACCCAGAACCCGGGCCGCGCCGCCAAGACCGGCCGCCGCCTGCCCCCGACCGAGCGCCGCGCGATCGAAATCCTCGAGGCCAAGGACGACTGGTCCAAGGCCGATATCCGCAAAGCCTACAAGAAGCTGATCAAGGTGCTGCACCCGGACATGAACGGCGGCGACCGCAGCCAGGAGGAGCAGCTGCAGGAGGTCATGTGGGCCTGGGATCAGATCAAGGACAGCCGCAGCTTCAAGTAA
- a CDS encoding BolA family protein, giving the protein MNVKQEMEAALLAAFAPSALEVVNESHKHAGHAGDDGSGESHFAVRIRTEAFEGMNRVAQHRAVHKALGGIVPRIHALALDTGV; this is encoded by the coding sequence ATGAACGTGAAGCAGGAAATGGAAGCGGCGCTGCTGGCGGCCTTTGCGCCAAGCGCGCTGGAGGTGGTGAACGAAAGCCACAAACACGCGGGCCACGCGGGCGACGACGGCTCGGGCGAGAGCCATTTTGCGGTGCGGATCCGCACAGAGGCCTTTGAAGGCATGAACCGGGTGGCGCAGCACCGTGCCGTGCACAAGGCGTTGGGCGGTATCGTGCCGCGCATCCACGCGCTGGCACTGGATACCGGCGTCTGA
- a CDS encoding DUF4177 domain-containing protein, with amino-acid sequence MQAFEYKVVPAPAKGTKAKGVKTPEARFANSIEILLNEMAAEGWEFQRAELLPSEERSGLTGSSTNWRNVMVFRRALAAEQAGTASAPAEAAAVEFRHSEPPLTATAGDPEAPGGATPVPGAGASKMQADDGVEELSPVSGVTTALKNRAAQKGDGED; translated from the coding sequence ATGCAAGCATTTGAGTACAAGGTTGTCCCCGCCCCGGCCAAGGGCACCAAGGCAAAGGGGGTGAAGACACCCGAGGCGCGCTTTGCCAATTCGATCGAGATCCTGCTGAACGAAATGGCGGCGGAGGGCTGGGAGTTCCAGCGCGCAGAACTGCTGCCGAGCGAGGAGCGCTCCGGCCTGACCGGCTCCAGCACAAACTGGCGCAATGTGATGGTGTTCCGCCGCGCGCTTGCCGCGGAGCAGGCGGGAACCGCATCCGCTCCGGCCGAGGCCGCCGCAGTGGAGTTCCGCCACAGCGAACCGCCGCTGACCGCCACTGCAGGCGACCCCGAAGCCCCCGGCGGCGCCACGCCGGTTCCGGGCGCCGGCGCCTCCAAGATGCAGGCCGATGATGGTGTGGAAGAGCTCAGCCCGGTGTCCGGCGTGACCACGGCACTGAAAAACCGGGCCGCGCAGAAGGGCGACGGGGAGGACTGA
- the pepT gene encoding peptidase T has protein sequence MTRIFDQELEDRLVRYAAIDSQSDETSATTPSTAIQFDMLNLLVSELQEIGAEDVTLTDYGVVLATVPATAPGPAIGFLAHVDTAPQFNATGVKPRVIKGYDGTDITFPDNPDLVLSPEKSPYLASKQGDDLITASGLTLLGADDKAGVAIVMTLARHLLAHPDIKHPHIRLAFTPDEEIGRGVGAQLPKDLGVAFAYTLDGGDAGEIVYESFSADRAVVRIKGVSIHPGWAKEKLVNAAHLAAKIVQTLPQATMTPETTDGRKGFIHITDMNGGSSEMEIKLILRDFELDGLAAKGDLLRKVCEAVQASEPRAEIACEIHPQYRNMRYWLENDMTPVELALEACKAHGIAPITAPIRGGTDGSRLTELGVPTPNIFTGMQNVHGPLEWISVQDMAKATDVCLTLVQMAAGKD, from the coding sequence ATGACCCGCATTTTTGACCAAGAGCTCGAGGACCGTCTGGTCCGCTATGCCGCCATCGACAGCCAAAGCGACGAGACCTCGGCCACCACGCCCAGCACCGCGATCCAGTTCGACATGCTGAACCTGCTGGTGAGCGAACTGCAGGAGATCGGCGCTGAGGATGTCACACTCACGGACTACGGCGTGGTGCTGGCCACTGTTCCGGCCACCGCGCCGGGGCCGGCCATCGGTTTCCTCGCCCATGTCGACACCGCGCCGCAGTTCAACGCAACCGGCGTCAAGCCGCGTGTGATCAAAGGCTACGATGGCACTGACATCACCTTCCCCGACAACCCGGACCTGGTGCTGTCCCCGGAAAAATCCCCCTACCTCGCCTCCAAACAGGGCGACGACCTGATCACCGCCTCCGGCCTCACCCTTTTGGGCGCCGACGACAAGGCGGGCGTGGCCATCGTGATGACGCTGGCCCGGCACTTGCTGGCACATCCGGACATCAAGCACCCGCACATCCGCCTCGCCTTCACCCCGGACGAGGAGATCGGCCGCGGTGTGGGCGCGCAGCTTCCCAAGGATCTGGGCGTGGCGTTCGCCTATACGCTCGACGGCGGCGACGCGGGCGAGATCGTCTATGAAAGCTTTTCTGCCGACCGGGCGGTGGTGCGCATCAAGGGGGTCTCGATCCACCCCGGCTGGGCTAAGGAGAAGCTGGTGAACGCCGCGCATCTGGCGGCCAAGATCGTTCAGACCCTGCCGCAGGCCACGATGACACCGGAAACCACGGACGGGCGCAAGGGGTTCATCCATATCACCGACATGAACGGCGGGTCTTCGGAGATGGAGATCAAGCTGATCCTGCGCGATTTCGAGCTGGACGGGCTGGCCGCCAAGGGCGATCTGCTGCGCAAGGTCTGCGAGGCTGTGCAGGCCTCGGAACCGCGGGCGGAGATTGCCTGCGAAATCCACCCGCAATACCGCAACATGCGGTACTGGCTGGAAAACGACATGACCCCGGTGGAGCTGGCGCTGGAAGCCTGCAAGGCGCATGGAATCGCCCCAATCACGGCCCCGATCCGCGGCGGCACAGACGGCTCACGGCTGACTGAGTTGGGGGTGCCGACCCCAAACATCTTCACCGGCATGCAAAACGTGCACGGACCATTGGAGTGGATCTCTGTGCAGGACATGGCCAAGGCCACAGACGTTTGCCTGACGCTGGTGCAAATGGCGGCGGGAAAGGACTGA
- the gatB gene encoding Asp-tRNA(Asn)/Glu-tRNA(Gln) amidotransferase subunit GatB, with the protein MLDLTYELPKPKVIAGAKHDWELVIGMEVHAQVSSNAKLFSGASTKFGAEPNSNVAFVDAAMPGMLPVINEYCVEQAVRTGLGLKADINLWSAFDRKNYFYPDLPQGYQISQLYHPIVGEGEVLVELGDGTARNVRVERIHMEQDAGKSIHDMDPHMSFVDLNRTGVCLMEIVSRPDIRGPEEAAAYIAKLRQIMQYLGTCDGNMQNGNLRADVNVSVCLPGQYEKYQETQDFSHLGTRCEIKNMNSMRFIQQAIEVEARRQIAILEAGGEIVQETRLYDPDKGETRSMRSKEEAHDYRYFPDPDLLPLEIEQDWVDGIAANLPELPDEKKARFINDFGLSDYDASVLTADVESAAFFEETAKGRSGKLAANWVINELFGRLKKEDHAITESPVSPAQLGGIIDLIASDAISGKIAKDLFEIVYTEGGDPAQIVEDRGMKQVTDTGAIETALDEIIAANPAQVEKAKVNPKLAGWFVGQVMKATGGKANPKAVNELVAKKLVG; encoded by the coding sequence ATGCTCGACCTGACATATGAACTCCCCAAGCCCAAGGTGATCGCGGGCGCCAAGCATGACTGGGAACTGGTCATCGGCATGGAGGTGCATGCCCAGGTCAGCTCCAATGCCAAGCTGTTCTCCGGCGCCTCCACCAAGTTCGGCGCCGAGCCGAACTCCAACGTGGCTTTCGTGGATGCGGCAATGCCCGGCATGCTGCCGGTGATCAACGAATACTGCGTCGAGCAGGCGGTGCGCACTGGCTTGGGTCTCAAGGCGGACATCAACCTGTGGTCTGCCTTTGACCGCAAGAACTATTTCTATCCCGACCTGCCGCAGGGCTACCAGATCTCGCAGCTGTATCATCCCATTGTGGGTGAAGGCGAAGTGCTGGTGGAACTGGGCGACGGCACTGCCCGCAATGTGCGGGTCGAGCGTATCCACATGGAGCAGGACGCCGGCAAATCCATCCACGACATGGACCCGCATATGTCCTTTGTCGACCTGAACCGGACCGGTGTCTGCCTGATGGAGATCGTCTCCCGCCCCGACATCCGGGGCCCTGAGGAAGCGGCGGCCTACATCGCCAAGCTGCGCCAGATCATGCAGTACCTGGGCACCTGCGACGGCAACATGCAGAACGGCAACCTGCGCGCCGACGTGAACGTTTCGGTCTGCCTGCCGGGCCAGTACGAGAAGTACCAGGAAACCCAGGACTTCAGCCACCTCGGCACCCGCTGCGAGATCAAGAACATGAACTCCATGCGCTTCATCCAGCAAGCCATCGAGGTCGAGGCGCGCCGCCAGATCGCCATCCTTGAGGCCGGCGGAGAGATCGTGCAGGAGACCCGCCTGTATGACCCGGATAAGGGCGAGACCCGCTCCATGCGCTCCAAGGAAGAGGCGCACGACTACCGTTATTTCCCCGACCCCGACCTGCTGCCGCTGGAGATCGAACAGGACTGGGTGGACGGCATCGCCGCCAATCTGCCGGAACTGCCGGACGAGAAAAAGGCGCGCTTCATCAACGACTTCGGCCTCAGCGACTATGACGCCTCGGTGCTGACCGCGGATGTGGAATCGGCGGCCTTCTTTGAAGAAACTGCAAAGGGCCGCAGCGGCAAGCTGGCCGCCAACTGGGTCATCAACGAGCTGTTCGGCCGCCTGAAGAAAGAAGATCACGCGATCACCGAGTCCCCGGTTTCCCCCGCCCAGCTGGGCGGCATCATCGACCTGATCGCCTCGGATGCGATCTCCGGCAAGATCGCCAAGGACCTGTTCGAAATCGTCTACACCGAAGGCGGCGACCCGGCGCAGATCGTCGAAGACCGCGGGATGAAGCAGGTGACCGATACCGGCGCCATCGAGACCGCCTTGGACGAGATCATCGCCGCCAACCCGGCGCAGGTGGAGAAGGCCAAGGTGAACCCGAAACTGGCAGGCTGGTTTGTCGGCCAGGTGATGAAGGCCACCGGCGGCAAGGCCAACCCCAAGGCGGTGAACGAGCTGGTCGCCAAGAAACTGGTCGGCTGA
- a CDS encoding Tex family protein, giving the protein MDTSARISQTIATEIGAAAKQVSAAVALLDEGATVPFVARYRKEATGGLDDTQLRTLAERLEYLRELEKRRAAILESIKGQDKLTDDLAASIAKAETKAQLEDIYLPYKPKRRTKAMIAKENGLEPLADAILADRSADPENLAEGYITEAVATVKDALNGARDILTERLTENAALLGRLREFLQKEAVLTAKVIEGKEQEGAKFSDYFAHSERWADVPSHRALAMLRGSNEGVLTLDVGPEPEEGVARAEAMVAAELGAGGNGPGDVWLRKVAGWTWRVKLSLSMMLELMGDLRGRAQEDAIQVFARNLKDLLFAAPAGARPTLGLDPGIRTGVKAAVVDATGKLVATETLYPFQPKNDLRGAQVSIVKLIAEHGVELIAIGNGTASRETERMVAEVLKHLPAKIKTPTKVVVSEAGASVYSASELAAREFPDLDVSLRGAVSIARRLQDPLAELVKIEPKSIGVGQYQHDVDQHKLSKSLEAVIEDVVNAVGVDLNMASAPLLSHVSGLGPGLAEAIVAHRDMNGAFASRKELLKVARLGPKAFEQCAGFLRIRDGKEPLDASSVHPESYDVARRIVAACGRDIRQIMGDGAALKSLRAEDFVGGDVGLPTVRDIFQELEKPGRDPRPSFVTASFKDGVEAITDLKPGMVLEGTVTNVAAFGAFVDIGVHQDGLVHVSQLADRFVKDPHEVVKTGQVVKVTVTEVDVGRKRIGLTMKKDGGASAKEDRNARGPAKGAAPRRGGKPGGQPGGRGKMTSGPKGGQGRDQGTGALGAALMDAFKKK; this is encoded by the coding sequence TTGGACACATCCGCCCGCATCAGCCAGACCATTGCCACGGAAATCGGCGCCGCCGCCAAGCAGGTGAGCGCTGCAGTGGCGCTGCTGGATGAAGGCGCCACCGTGCCCTTTGTCGCGCGCTACCGGAAGGAGGCGACGGGGGGCTTGGATGACACTCAGCTGCGCACCCTAGCAGAGCGTCTGGAGTATCTGCGCGAGCTGGAAAAGCGGCGCGCCGCCATCCTCGAGTCGATCAAGGGGCAGGATAAGCTGACCGACGACCTGGCGGCCTCAATCGCCAAGGCAGAGACCAAGGCGCAGCTGGAGGATATCTATCTGCCTTACAAGCCCAAGCGGCGCACCAAGGCGATGATCGCCAAGGAGAACGGGCTGGAGCCGCTGGCAGATGCCATCCTGGCCGACCGCAGCGCCGATCCGGAGAATCTGGCGGAAGGTTATATCACTGAGGCCGTGGCCACGGTGAAGGATGCGCTGAACGGCGCGCGGGATATCCTGACCGAGCGGCTGACCGAGAATGCAGCCCTTTTGGGCCGACTGCGGGAATTCCTGCAGAAGGAGGCGGTGCTCACAGCCAAGGTTATCGAGGGCAAGGAGCAGGAGGGCGCCAAGTTCTCCGACTACTTCGCCCATTCCGAGCGCTGGGCGGACGTGCCCTCGCACCGGGCGCTGGCGATGCTGCGAGGCTCCAATGAGGGCGTGCTGACGCTGGACGTGGGGCCGGAGCCGGAAGAGGGCGTGGCCCGGGCCGAGGCGATGGTGGCGGCGGAGCTGGGCGCGGGCGGTAACGGGCCGGGCGATGTCTGGCTGCGCAAGGTGGCGGGCTGGACCTGGCGGGTGAAGCTGTCGCTGTCGATGATGCTGGAGCTGATGGGCGATTTGCGGGGCCGCGCGCAGGAGGACGCCATTCAGGTCTTTGCCCGCAACCTCAAAGACCTGCTGTTCGCAGCTCCGGCCGGTGCGCGGCCGACTCTCGGGCTGGACCCGGGCATTCGCACCGGCGTCAAGGCGGCAGTGGTCGATGCAACCGGGAAATTGGTGGCCACCGAGACGTTGTACCCGTTCCAGCCGAAGAACGACCTGCGCGGGGCGCAGGTGTCGATTGTGAAACTGATTGCCGAACACGGCGTGGAGCTGATCGCCATCGGCAACGGCACCGCCAGCCGCGAGACCGAGCGGATGGTGGCGGAGGTGCTGAAACACCTGCCCGCCAAGATCAAGACGCCGACCAAGGTTGTGGTGTCAGAGGCCGGCGCCTCGGTCTATTCCGCGTCTGAGCTGGCGGCTCGGGAATTCCCGGATCTGGACGTAAGCTTGCGCGGGGCGGTGTCGATTGCGCGGCGCCTGCAGGACCCGTTGGCGGAGCTGGTGAAGATCGAACCCAAGAGCATCGGCGTCGGCCAGTATCAGCATGATGTGGACCAGCACAAACTCTCAAAGTCGCTGGAAGCGGTGATCGAGGATGTGGTGAACGCGGTGGGCGTCGACCTCAACATGGCCTCAGCCCCGCTGCTGAGCCATGTGTCGGGCCTTGGCCCCGGTCTGGCGGAGGCGATTGTGGCGCACCGGGACATGAACGGTGCATTTGCCTCGCGCAAGGAGCTGCTGAAGGTCGCGCGGCTTGGACCGAAGGCGTTTGAACAATGCGCGGGCTTCCTCCGTATCCGCGATGGTAAGGAGCCGCTGGATGCGTCCTCGGTTCACCCCGAAAGCTATGACGTGGCGCGCAGGATCGTGGCCGCCTGCGGGCGCGATATCCGCCAGATCATGGGGGACGGCGCGGCGCTGAAGTCCTTGCGTGCCGAAGATTTTGTGGGCGGCGATGTTGGCCTGCCGACGGTGCGGGACATTTTTCAGGAGCTGGAGAAGCCGGGCCGCGACCCGCGCCCGTCCTTTGTGACCGCCTCTTTCAAGGACGGGGTGGAGGCGATTACCGACCTGAAGCCCGGCATGGTGCTGGAGGGCACGGTGACCAACGTCGCGGCCTTTGGCGCATTTGTCGACATCGGCGTGCATCAGGACGGGCTGGTGCATGTGAGCCAGTTGGCCGACCGGTTTGTGAAAGACCCGCACGAGGTGGTGAAAACCGGCCAGGTGGTGAAGGTGACGGTGACCGAGGTGGATGTGGGGCGGAAACGCATTGGCCTGACCATGAAGAAGGACGGCGGTGCCTCGGCTAAGGAAGACCGCAATGCCCGCGGCCCGGCCAAGGGAGCGGCCCCGCGCCGGGGCGGCAAGCCGGGCGGGCAGCCGGGCGGCAGGGGTAAGATGACTTCTGGACCCAAGGGCGGTCAGGGCAGGGATCAGGGAACCGGCGCGCTGGGGGCGGCCTTGATGGACGCTTTTAAGAAGAAATGA